Proteins encoded together in one Gammaproteobacteria bacterium window:
- a CDS encoding IS110 family transposase, protein AVVATQHNPDIRAQYTRLLKQGKTKMSALCAAMRKLVQICFRVLKHQANYQPQTL, encoded by the coding sequence GCTGTGGTGGCAACCCAGCACAACCCGGACATAAGAGCCCAATACACGCGACTGCTAAAGCAGGGAAAAACCAAAATGTCTGCTTTGTGTGCCGCCATGCGTAAGCTCGTTCAGATTTGCTTTCGTGTTTTAAAACACCAAGCTAACTATCAACCGCAAACCCTCTAG